A window of Verrucomicrobiia bacterium genomic DNA:
GGGGAGTGTGGGGGAATGCGCTGTTGCTTCCGTGCGACGTGTACGAACACGCGTACTTCGCCGATCACGGTTCAGACCGCAAGGCATACGTTGAAGCTTTCCTGAAGAACGTAGACTGGAAAAAGGTGGATGAGCGCTTTACCTCTGTAAAACGCTAAAACGTTCTCCCCTGGCGGTATTTTCTTAATTTCTTTTAGCTATTTCTTGTAAAGGACTGTGCGAATGGCCCGCGATATTATTGTTTACGACATAGAGACCAAGGACACGTTTCAACAGATTGGAACCAGGGATCCCCGACGGTTGCACATCTCACTTATTGGTATGTATTCCTACCGTGATGACGAGTACCTAAGTTTTACCGAGGACGAACTCCCCCAGTTTTTCCGTCGTCTCGAGGACTGCGACCTCATTATTGGGTTCAACAACAAAGGGTTTGATGACCTGGTGGTGTCGGCTATGTTCCCCGAGATAACCAAGGTGCCTAGTTTTGACATCCTGGAGCAGGTTCATAAGTCCCTTGGTTTCCGCATTAAGTTGGATAATATTGCAGGTGCTACCCTGGGTTACGGCAAGAGTGGCGATGGCCTTAAAGCTGTTCGCCTCTATGCTGAGGGTAAGATTGAAGAGCTCCGGGAGTACTGTATGGATGACGTAAAGATTACCCGGGAAGTGTATGACTTTGCCAAGCGGAACGGCTTCCTGAAGTATGCAGATTTGGCCGGTGTCAAAGAGTTTTTGGTAGATTTCAGTAGTGCCGATAGGCTGGTGAACGAGTCAAACGGGCCAATGAACCTCAGTTTGTTCTAATAAAAAGAACCAGCCCACGGGGGCTGGTCTTTGGTATTCGGCAAACTAGGTGAACCTGAGCGCTGCCTTGTAGAAGGCGCGGTCTTCTCCAGGGGTATAGTGGTCCTGGATGAGCTCAACGCCGTTTTCGGTGTCTGTGTCGATT
This region includes:
- a CDS encoding ribonuclease H-like domain-containing protein, with the translated sequence MARDIIVYDIETKDTFQQIGTRDPRRLHISLIGMYSYRDDEYLSFTEDELPQFFRRLEDCDLIIGFNNKGFDDLVVSAMFPEITKVPSFDILEQVHKSLGFRIKLDNIAGATLGYGKSGDGLKAVRLYAEGKIEELREYCMDDVKITREVYDFAKRNGFLKYADLAGVKEFLVDFSSADRLVNESNGPMNLSLF